The segment CACGAGTGCGTGGATTGAAATTATAGAGTGCATGTCGAGGGCAACCTGCAAATTTGTCGCACTCTACACGAGTGCGTGGATTGAAATATTTGGGGGAACGAAGAACAAAACAAATCCTATCAAGTCGCACTCTACACGAGTGCGTGGATTGAAATCCAACCCTCAAGGATAACCGCCGTTTGGATGGGCGTGTCGCACTCTACATGAGTGCGTGGATTGAAATCGGTTATTGAAATGAATGGTGGCGGCAAAATGCCTGTCGCACTCTACATGAGTGCGTGGATTGAAATTTGAAGTTTCGACCGGACCGGGAGGAATAATCCTCGTCGCACTCTACACGAGTGCGTGGATTGAAATTCCATCGACTGGATGATATAGAATACCGTTTTTGGGTCGCACTCTGCACGAGTTCTTCACGTCTGTTAAATATATCCCCCTTTTTTTAATGATAAAGGAGGCCCCCTACCGTGCAACAATACATTGTAATCAAAGCTCATACATCTACTTATCCTGATCCAATCATCCTGCAAAAAGGTCAAGAAGTTTGGTATGGCAGGGAGGATACTCAATTTCCTAATTGGATTTTTTGTAGATCAGTGTCCACTAGCAAAGAGGGATGGGTGCCGAAGCAGATTTTAACTTCTCCAGATAGCCATGATATTGCAAAAGTGATCGAAGATTATTCCGCTCATGAACTGACAGTTACTCAAGGAGATATACTGTGGGGGTTAAAGCACTTAAACGATTGGACTTACTGTAAAACGGATAATAACGAATACGGTTGGGTCCCAGCTTTTTGTTTATCTGACTTACACGAATCTGGTTAGCTCCATCTTATAAATAAAAGCACTGAATATCTGCGCAGCCGCAGGACTCAGTGCTTTTTTAATCCTATCCTATTCCTTCCGGCGTACCTCAAATAATTCGTTAGGGCTGACTTCAAAATAGAGGCATAGCTTCATGATTAATTCTGCTGATATTTTCTTTTTATCCATGTTGGTGTTATGCACTAATTCCATAATGGTTGTTCTTCGGTGTCCGATTTCATTAGACAATTTTAGTACTGAGATATTGTGTGCCTTTAAAATTTTGTCGAGTTTACAGTGCAGTGTATATTTATCAAATTCCATGGGGACCTCCTAATAATAATGATTGCACTTTCATAGTGCATGATGTATATTATTGATATAGAAGTTGAACTTTAAACGTGCAGTTTTTGGAGGTAATCAAATGGAGGTTGCTCTATGTCCAAACGTCGCCCTCGCAAACTCAATACTCAAGCTATTCTGGACATATCCCGGAAAAACTTGGTGTGGCCAGAGCTAAATGGATTACCGGATACGATCCACTACTATCATTTGACTGATGCGCTGGGACGTAAATGGCAGACAATTGGTTGTCATGTTACGGATGCGATTAAGGTTTTTAAAATGGGAGCGTATCCACCCTGGACAATTATTATTGAAAAGGCACCTGATACGTCTGACCTAACAGCTCGAGAATTGGTAGCGATTCTTAACTGTGATGACAAAGCGTTAGTTAATGACATGCAAATTATTTTAAATACACCAGTAAGATGCAATCAGTTTATAAATACGATTGTTAACGTTAATCATTATAGCATTTTTACAGTGTTATATGACCTGAAAAATGAGTATCTACTAAATGATCCAATACCCACTCCAGACTTTGAAACTATGTATAAAATAAACCCGATCGAAGCCTTATCCCGATTGTACTTGGAAAATGTAGATACATTGGATTATTGGGATTGGGTGCAAGCTGGAGGTTCCGCTGAGCTGGCCGTTGATTTCAGAAAAGAACAACCCACTTTAACATTTATTCAAGCTATTGAACAGGCTGAACGGGTCAATAGAGCTAGATAAAATACTAGGAGTGAGCAAAATCGTTTTGCAGATTATAAGCTGTCAGGTAAAATAAGGGATAAGGCTGGTGCGAATGCCATGCTCCCATGAAATCCCCGGGAGATTCGCACCTCAGAATTTGTCGAAACTCTAACATTTAAAGAGTGTGCTTGGAAAGTCAAGAGTGGGCTGATACTTTTTCTAGAATAGA is part of the Paenibacillus sp. FSL M7-0420 genome and harbors:
- a CDS encoding SH3 domain-containing protein, with translation MQQYIVIKAHTSTYPDPIILQKGQEVWYGREDTQFPNWIFCRSVSTSKEGWVPKQILTSPDSHDIAKVIEDYSAHELTVTQGDILWGLKHLNDWTYCKTDNNEYGWVPAFCLSDLHESG
- a CDS encoding helix-turn-helix domain-containing protein, producing MEFDKYTLHCKLDKILKAHNISVLKLSNEIGHRRTTIMELVHNTNMDKKKISAELIMKLCLYFEVSPNELFEVRRKE